One Trichormus variabilis 0441 genomic window, CCCCAGAAGTGCCTTTAGCGCGAATTGGGTTTAGCGACTTGGTTGATGATGATGCTAAAGGTGGTCGTTTTGTGCGCCGACAATACTTGATGCAAAGTCCAGACCCTAAATATTGCAATACAAGGGAAGCTTTTAGTTTAGTAATTGCTCGTCACTATCTAGAAGCCCAAGGTCAAAAGTACATTTCTCCTCTCGATATCAAGAGCAAAAGATATGTCCAGGATATGCAGTTCGGTAAAACCCGCATTCCCCAATTACTAGGAAAAGGAGGTGCTTACCAGGATATAAATAACCAGTTGGAAGGATATCAAACAATGCTCAAATATCGTCTTTCTGGAGGTGTTCCCTACAATTTTGCCCCTAGAAAGAATATTTTAGAAGTTTTAAACAATCAGGTTGCTCCTGAACAAATTAGAAACAAAATTGTACTCATTGGCTTTACTGATAGACAAACCAGACAAGCTGATTACTGGAGTACGGTCTATGGTGATGTTGCAGGCGTGACACTGCATGGACAAATGATCAGTCAGATCGTCAGTGCTACTTTAGATAATCGCCAACTCATCTGGTGGTGGCCGCTTGGTTATGAAACACTCTGGATGTTTGGTTGGGCTTTGGTAGGGGGTATTGTTTGTTGGCGATTTAACCGCACTCTCTATATAGGTATAGCGGTGGTTGGATCTATTGCCTGTCTCTTCATCATTTGCTCAGTAATTTTAGTCTATCAAAGCGGTTGGATACCTTTTAAACCACCGTTTTTGGCATTACTGGGTACTGGGGCAGGCGTATTATATTTAACTAATAACCTCCGTAAAAATTAAGCTAACAAACAGGAGATAGAAAAATGATCCGTCAACAATTATCACATAGGCAACAAAAAATTTTTCTCTGCATCTTGACCACGGTCTTTTATTTGAGTTTTCTGTCCCCTGTTTTTCTTCAGCCAGCCCAAGCACAAAACGTATTTGAGCGTATTGGTCGGCTGTTTAGCAATTCCCGACCAGAGGGGAATGCTTCTGGACGTTCACGGGGAGGGGCGACGCGATCGCAATGCTCTCAAATAGATAAAAATACCCTGATCGCATTAGTTCCCCAGAGCAATGAAGGCTTGACTACTCAGGATCATCCTCAGTTCTTATTCTATTTACCTTTTGGTGGATCTTCCCAGTCTCCTCCAGCCAAATTTAGGTTATTAAATGAACAGAAAAAGTCTGTTTTGACCAAGCCTCTACCATTTTCTTTACCAGAAACAAAAGGTATCGTCAGTATTACTCTTCCTGCTACCGAAAAACCCCTATTGATTGGACAAAGATATCATTGGTACCTCAACATCACTTGTGTGAATGAGCAGGGACTTAACACAAATATTAGTGTAGATGGTTGGATTAAACGAGTTGAAGCGGCTTCTCAGAGGGTAGTGCCAATCAAGCACATAGGATATCAATCACAGTACATTCCTTATGCGGAAAATAATATTTGGTATGAAACTGTTAGTAAAATTGCTACAAATCGCGCTACTCATCAGCAAGAATGGTCTAGTTTATTAGCATTATTTGAACTTGAAGAATTTGCTACTTCTCCCATTTATGAACTCAAATTGCAACAGCCTTCAACACTATAATTCTGTTGTTGACATAATACAAATTTCCTAGCGATGACCTATAGGCGATCGCACTGTCTTAGTCGTCCATCCTTCAAATGAAGTTACTATTTGTGAATATAGTTTTATAATTAAATATTATTTAATATATAAACTTATCAGTATTATCTATTAATATTCTTTTTAAAAATCAAATTCATGCAAGATTAATTTGCCAAATAAGTTGCGAAAACTGTAAAGAAATATTTCGGTAACACTGTATCACTTTTACTGTGTATTGCAGCAATTTATCAAGCTGTCTAGCCCCGATAAAACTTAGAAACACAAGGGCAAGATGTATTGCTTGTGGGCGATGGGCTACGCCACACCATAGGTAAAGCAGTCTAAAAAAACATTAATAATGCGTGTATTCCACACATTTTACGTAAAATTACTGATTGACGGACAAGTTTTTATGGTGATGATAATATGATGTTGTTTCCCAACGACATAACTTAAAAATTCTGTAAATCAGAGGCAATATTCATCTGTAAACTCAGAAATTGATTACTCAAAAGGTCTTCATTCTGACTAAAGGCGTTTGTCTCCTAATTTACTGGAATCGGAATTAGCTCATTAGTGTGTTACTAGACTTGATAACAGGTAAACATTACGGACTTTTCTGGAAAAATTTGCTGGCAGATTATTAAAAAGTCCATTAGTGTTGACTCCCTTAGATCAGTAATGGAGCCTTCAATAAAGACGTGGCTGAAGCAAAACTCCTCTCATTTCATATCTGGAGATATTGCTAAAGAGATTCATGTCAAAGACCAACTTTTAAGGAATAATCTATGAGCCTCAGTCAATTGGTCAATGTTGATTCTGACACAGTATCTAAAACCGTTTATGATGCTGTCATAGTTGGAACAGGGGTAGCTGGAGCCATTGTTGCCAAAGAATTGAGTCAACAGGGCAAGAAGGTTTTAATCATTGAAGCTACAGTACACAAAGATTTAACTCTTGCAGGCTTTCAAAGTTATGTTGATACCTTCTACAAAGCGGTGGATAAAAATCCTAACTCTCCCTATCCCGCTAACGCTAATGTTCCCAGCCCCACTGATTACAACGACTATTTTATAGAGAAGGGACCCATGCCTCTTGCGGGTTCCTACACCAGGGTTCTGGGCGGAACAACCATGCACTGGGAAGCAAAAACCCCACGGATGTTACCGGAAGATTTCAAGTTATCCAGTACCTACGGACAAGGTCTTGATTGGCCGATTAGCTATCACGACCTTGAGCCGTATTACCGCAAAGCCGAGCATGAAATGGGCGTTTGTGGAGACGTAGAAGAGCAGAAAAAACTAGGCCTTGAATTTCCCCAAGACTATGTTTTTCCCATGGAAAAGCTCCCCCCCTCTTACTTGGATCAAAAAGTCATTGAGAAAGTCGATGGCACCAAGGTTGAACTCTATGGCAAGACTCACACAATCAGCTTTGCTACATTTCCTCAAGCTCGTAATGGAGTACCTAACCCTAAATATGATCAAGGTAACCTCTTTGTTCCCGATGGAGTTACTACTGTCCATCCTGTTCAATATGGTGAACGTTGCCAAGGAAATGCTAACTGTGTTCCTATCTGTCCAGTTCAGGCAAAATATGATGCTCGCAGAACTTTAAGTAAAGCCTTTGAAACAGGTAGAGTTCATGTACTCTACCAAGCAGTGGCTTATAAGCTGGAATACGATCGCCAAAATGGTCGCATCACTGCCATTCACTACAAAAACTATAAAAAACCCAACTCTAGCGATTACACCACAGGAATCGCTAAGGGAACCGTATTTGTCCTAGCGACTAATGCAGTCGAAAACGCTCGGCTATTGCTCGGCTCTGACTTGCCTAACACCAGTGGATTGATAGGACGCTATTTAATGGATCACCCCTTCACCTTAGCTTGGGCTTTGATGCCTGAAGTCACTGGTACTATGCGGGGGCCTCTTGTAACATCAGGAATTGGCACATTCCGTCAAGGTGATTTTCGTAAGAAACAATCCGCCTTTGCCGTAGACATTCACAACGATGGTTGGGGATGGGCTACCGGATCACCTAAGAGTGAAGTAGAAGACGCGATCGATAACAAAAACAAATATGGACAAGAACTGCGTCAGACATTGATTAGTCGAATTTCCCGACAACTGTTGTTGGCTTTCATGTGTGAATTACTCCCTGAGTACGGTAACCGAGTCACTATCGATCCCAGACACAAAGATAAACTGGGTAATTATCGTCCCGTCATTAATTTCAACCTACCCGACTACAGTCGTAGAACCCTTGCTTACACCAGAAAAGTCTCCCGCGTCATCTTCGAGCGTTTAGGTGCAGAAGACTATACTCACTACGATCCTCAAGACCCTGCCTATTTTGAGTTTGAGGGTGAAGGCTACGTATACAAAGGTGGAAACCACTTTTCGGGAACTCATATTATGGGAACAACGCCCTCGAATTCAGTTGTTGATAGTTATCTGCGTTCTTGGGATCATAAAAATCTTTTCCTCGTCGGCGCAGGAAGTATGCCCACCATTGGTAGTTCCAATACAACCTTAACCATTGCCGCATTGAGTTTTAGAACTGCCGAGCATATCCTGCAAGAATTAAATTCTTATAATTTGCCAGCTGCTAATTTGCAAGCTCGCTAACACTTGTCATCAATAAAAATAACGCTCTATCAGATAAAAGCTTCAACACTTTGAATCCAAAAATTCATCAGAATTGAAACTTAGATATAAATAGAGTTCTCTGGCTACTTGATGACACTCCCTAGTACCCTTTACGAAGTCGAAAAACCTCGCAAATAAAACTATGACTATAGCCACCGATAGCTTAAAGTTGATTACAACGGTTGAACAATTAAAGTACTATCTCATCCAAGCAATGAAGATAGAACACGCAACCATTCCCCCTTATATGACAGCGCTTTACTC contains:
- a CDS encoding DUF928 domain-containing protein, yielding MIRQQLSHRQQKIFLCILTTVFYLSFLSPVFLQPAQAQNVFERIGRLFSNSRPEGNASGRSRGGATRSQCSQIDKNTLIALVPQSNEGLTTQDHPQFLFYLPFGGSSQSPPAKFRLLNEQKKSVLTKPLPFSLPETKGIVSITLPATEKPLLIGQRYHWYLNITCVNEQGLNTNISVDGWIKRVEAASQRVVPIKHIGYQSQYIPYAENNIWYETVSKIATNRATHQQEWSSLLALFELEEFATSPIYELKLQQPSTL
- a CDS encoding GMC family oxidoreductase, with amino-acid sequence MSLSQLVNVDSDTVSKTVYDAVIVGTGVAGAIVAKELSQQGKKVLIIEATVHKDLTLAGFQSYVDTFYKAVDKNPNSPYPANANVPSPTDYNDYFIEKGPMPLAGSYTRVLGGTTMHWEAKTPRMLPEDFKLSSTYGQGLDWPISYHDLEPYYRKAEHEMGVCGDVEEQKKLGLEFPQDYVFPMEKLPPSYLDQKVIEKVDGTKVELYGKTHTISFATFPQARNGVPNPKYDQGNLFVPDGVTTVHPVQYGERCQGNANCVPICPVQAKYDARRTLSKAFETGRVHVLYQAVAYKLEYDRQNGRITAIHYKNYKKPNSSDYTTGIAKGTVFVLATNAVENARLLLGSDLPNTSGLIGRYLMDHPFTLAWALMPEVTGTMRGPLVTSGIGTFRQGDFRKKQSAFAVDIHNDGWGWATGSPKSEVEDAIDNKNKYGQELRQTLISRISRQLLLAFMCELLPEYGNRVTIDPRHKDKLGNYRPVINFNLPDYSRRTLAYTRKVSRVIFERLGAEDYTHYDPQDPAYFEFEGEGYVYKGGNHFSGTHIMGTTPSNSVVDSYLRSWDHKNLFLVGAGSMPTIGSSNTTLTIAALSFRTAEHILQELNSYNLPAANLQAR